The genomic DNA GACGCTCCAGGATGTTACAAGTTTCCTGGTGTTGGAAAACACAACGccggagctgcagagaaaaaccaGAGCGGGTACCGGGCCGGGCCGTACCGGGCCGGGCCAGAGGAGGGTGAGTGGGTGAGCGGCATGGCGAACTGGAAACCAGAGTGACATCACCGTTTCCAGACTCAGAGAAGCTGATGAAACGGTCAGGAAGGATGAAGACGCTCTTCTTCCCGCTGAGCTGTCGCCATGGTGACGGCATCGATGTTGCCACAttttcaccatggcaacagtggGCAGGCAGGAGGAGGTAAACGGGTGCGTTCGAGTCGGTAATCATCACCTCCTGAAATTAAATCAGGAATCGGAAATCCTTCTGAGGAATAACGGGAAAGACGGATCGCCTCCGACGCTCCGGGGGGAAAACGGTCGGACTGGTGACCTCCACCAGGGTCCGGCGCTGATTTTACTGGGAATACTGGGAATACTGACACCCatcaaacatccaaaaatatccaacatgCTTTCTACCAACATCTAACATTTTCTGTCCTCCGACCAAAAATTAAACCTTCAAACtggaaatgtgtttaatttattataaaaatctaagacggtcagaaaacaaatgtttcttatcgtctctttaaaatgttgcataaataaaatggagcGGGAAAGGAACCGGACCGGGACAAGATGGTCCAAACATCTAGGATTCAGACAGAAACGgcaccaaaaacagaaacatccagaCGACGTGGAAATGCAGAACCAAAACCCGCTCACTTCCTGAACTTGTAGGTTTGTAAGAATCCAGAGAGAAAAATCGGCTCAGAATTCACTAAATCTGAGTCCCACCAACGTTTTatggttaaatatacaattTATCCAGAAAGTGGAGATAAAACGGTTATTAGAGTTCTGAAATGTTGGCAGGTTGTAAAGTCGCTGACTGTTACAGGAAAAGCCGACCCGGTTCGGGAGCAAACGGACCCGTCTGAGTCACTACCAGCTCAGCAGCTTCAACTGAATATCCAGAACCTCCTGACTGGATCCCACCAGCTTCGGAACCTCCTGACTGGATCCCACCAGCTTCGGAACCTCCTGACTGGATCCCACCACCTTCGGAACCTCTTGACTGGATCCCACCACCTTCGGAACCTCTTGACTGGATCCCACCACCTTCGGAACCTCTTGACTGGATCCCACCACCTTCGGAACCTCCTGACTGGATCCCACCACCTTCGGAACCTCCTGACTGGATCTCTGCAGCCTCCCAGATTCAGACACACCTGACCGGATCTCTCTTTGACAGCCAGCTGAGGAAACCCGTGAGACCGGTTTATCTGAAACACATCCCGGTGTATCTGGCATTCAGAGCATGCTCACCTGTTGTTCCGATTTCCATTCATGAGGTCTCGGTCCGGACGACCCGGCTCGCTGTAACTCGGTGTGGATCCGGGCTGGCTCCCCCTCCCTCCCCTGCTTCCAGCGGTACTACACGGTCCTGGCCCGGTTCTATACTGCGCCTCCAcctgaaaacagaataataaactGCTGAATTTCCACTCGGAGGAGACTGGAGACAGTTTGGACCGGCTTTAGCCCGGACTAAAATAAGTACATGATCAGCCTGAAGTTAGCCTCTTATTTGGCGCGACATTAAAGGGCTATTACGCTTTTTAAAAGTATCTAAACTACCTTTAATAgggataaaacaaaatataaaataaataaactatttaaaactgaTATATAttaatttgcattaaataaaaatgtagccTAGGTTGGGCTACATTTTGGAACAAAAACTTTTAAGTCGCagttttttccattaaaagtaaaataaatataaagataaaagtgcaatttaaaaaaatggccTTTAAGGGCTGCTAAGTATTTCATCCCCCATCTGATCCTCCTACATACCTGAGAATTTTAACCGCAGCCgattaaatgtagaaaacacTCCTTAAAAACTGTGACACGGCCCTTTAGCATGAAGGTATCATTCAGACTCCAACTTCAGGACCGTGTGTCGGCTAAAAGCGTTTTTAGCTTCAAACACTGACAGCTAACAGCTGAAAAACGGCAGAAATGTTCACCTTCTTCTAGAATGAACTCGGTGTTCCGCTGAATGAACGTGACAAGCCGGCGTTCCTCTCTTTCAGACGGCTGGTAGGAGTTCGGGAACCCGGTGTCCTCCTCCGTAAAAACCGGTCTAATCAGATCGAGCGGAACGATAGAGTAAACATATACGAGCCACTTCCGtaaatactttcaaaataaaagcacgcCTAGCTCGCTAAATAAGCTTTTCAATATTTGCAcgttttaaatgaaatatgggtaagttatttcaaaatatcaacttttaattttcatctagagttaatttatttttgcttttatttggcaaataaaaaacacaaaggtaaaaaaatcaaaattattttattgtgcttgaatctttgtgatttttatgggtaaattatttaaaatttcctaAATCTCTTTGATAAAAGTGAATTTACCTACATGATACATTTATGAGTGAGCATCTAATAAGAAAAGGCAAACGATTTcttaaagtcaaacaaaataatatgaaGCAGTAccagaaataaagaaacttaTCTGTCTGCTACATATTATaattcagaatttctttttctgatttatttttaatagtagATTTTTTTAGGTTGAAGGGTAAAAACACATGATTTCCGGTGTCAGTGCATTAAATTTCTGTGATTTGCGACAGTTTCAGTCCCCTCCTCTGCTAAGGGAAACCCGTCAGGAAATACCAAGCGTAGAAAAGAACGTCATTTCCTGAAGAGGGTGACGTCATGCTTGACATTTAAGaatacttttgtttaaaaaaaaggcttcaagTGACAATGTTACACTGGAAAACATGAGATAATTACGAAACAGAATGAATTAGATAAAGAATCTGTtgaactacaaaaacaaattaataaaataaatgatttaagtattaaataatttaatactcAAATTGAGTTATTCAATTTAAATGAATActtaagttttttattattagtagtagtaattattaataatagtaataatactatttattattaattaatacatAATAATTACGGTATTTAAGTTCTTAAATCATAGTTAATTATTTAAGAATTCATAAGTATTTTGAATACTTAAATCATCTGTAATAATTAGATGTCTATagttattaatatttcacaactttacaataaaaatccacaaaaagtAGAAGACTAACAATTCATCTAAAAATTTTATCTAGATTGGCTTTTAATTTATgttccttcatttctttctttataataCATCAATTTATTGATATGATATATAAGGAACTCCAACATTGTGCATCATATTTCATCCCTGAACtaattataattattgttaatataattattgtagaatgttgttgttattattattattattaatgatggtattattatttcttgccctgcgacagactggcgacctgtccagggtgacccccccccccccccccccgggacgcagctggtgataggcaccagcaaccctccagaccccattagggaagaagggtgtaagaaaatggatggatgaatggattattatttctataatactatttaataatataataatatagtTATAGACTAACAATATAACTACTActgttattattactattaacAGTAGTAATACGTGCATTTATTACTGTAGAATAATTATcgtaattaataataataatcaaattattggagtcaattttttttagatatttcctAACATCAACACACTTTATAAACTCTATAGGTAAAGACAGTGAACACAGTTTGCTGattccacataaaaaataaaataaaaatttctcattatttgaaatatttcaggtcattacttcaaaatgtgtaaaattactGTGTATAATATTACtcttctttgtttcttattcCCTGTTGATGAATCCTGTCGCTCTCTgataaatttatttgtaataattattatttattctctggtttcctgattttttttccgGTTCCTGGATGTAGTTCCTGGTCCAGCCTGTAGATGTCTCCAGAACCGTTTCATCGGATCCCTCAGTTCCTGAACCACAGAAGAAAGACAGCAGGAAacgctgcagcagcaacaggctGGATTCCTGCAGGCTGGCGGAGAAACGGCTGGATCCTGGTCAACCGGCATGGAGAAAgtcatcagctgcttccggtgGAGACCGGAAGCTGTGACCAGGCTCATCTGCTTCCCCTGGGCAGGTGGGGGCTCCATCCATTACGCCCGCTGGGGGAACGTCCTGAACAGCTCCGTGGAGGGTAAAGCTCCTTCCTGCAGGACCAGCACTGCACTTTGCACCTTCAACATGTCGGAGAGCTGCTGCGGGTTTAACTTTAAGCCAGTTTGTGgatttaaaatacatcaaaatacaTAATTAATCTGCTGCTCAAAGATAAATCTaccaaagacacagaaacagttTCCTACCAGCAGCAACACGTTTACAGAAGAGCGCAGAGTAACCAAAAATGACCTGTACTCACGTAAGAGTAGCACTGCTTCAACGTATTTTAACCATGCAAAAGTAAAGAGAAACCGTCCAAGAATTTcctcaagagtaaaaaagtatttggtaaaactcAAATagtgagtaactgatcaaattatgaCTCgtctaatattttaaaattacataatcagacaaacaaaaatgttatgttaattattgaccaaaatgacaataatttctttgtttctttctttattcaaTTGAAGGTTtacaaaacaaccaaccaaattattgttttaaaatgtatacagaaaattaatttagggaaagctaactgttaaaatgttttcaaagttagcaaaaactCTAAAGTGCTAAAGGTTGCATTAGCTCCTCTATTAGCGGAAGTGTAGCACCACTGCTTTTTTCCTGTTctgagctttattttaaatgtctgcttCCTTTGTGAACTGAGTAACGGAGCGCCGTTGATCCGTTTGGCTCCAGTGTTTGCGGTGAAGCTGCCGGGCCGGGAGAGCCGAGCCAGGGAACCGTTCTTTGACAACATGCAGCAGATCGTGGATGAAGTCATCTCGGCTCTGCTGCCCCTGCTGAAGGAGAAACCGTTTGCTATGTTTGGCCACAGGTGGGACATCTCACAGCCAGTGGACGTGGTAATGTGGAGTAGTTCTGAGTAGTCAGTGTGTTCATCCAGCAGTCCGGGATTTCAGAATCAGAGTGAAATTCTCCTGAAGGagtttaaataaacaacataatgaTCTGTTAAAATCTTTCGGTTCTCTCAACAAAccacacatttaattttttataaatactttttcagttttggagCTCTCACCAGCTTTGCTGTTGCAGAAGATCTGAAGAAAGTTCACAACTTGGAGCCGGTCCACATGTTCCTGTCTGGAGCTTCAGCTCCACATGTGAGTTCATCATAATTCTCGTTAGTTCctgcaggaaccagaacctgacaGGTGTGTAAAAcccaaatttgaaaaatgtccaccagaaaaagaaacacaaagtaaagaaaatatttgcaacatGTTGGCTATGATTTGATACCAAAAACATTCACCTAATTGGCAATTTTaggacaaaaaataattttcagtgaTAACCATAGCAGCCATGTTGAAATATCAAAAATTACCAGtaaatctaatgtttttcagtgaTAACCATAGCAGCCATGTTGAAATATCAAAAATTACCAgtaaatctaatgttttttgGATCtaattatgtgtaatttaacACCATGTGTGATAAATATTAGAACATGTAGTTCAGATATGCATTTTACTTGATGACCATCTTGAAAATGGCGGGCATTAATTTTGTAGTGACcaatgttatttttgtcataaagtCCCTGAAAACATTTGTGCCAAGAACCAAGTTAGGTTTTTGTATCCGTGTCCGAAATCTTAAATTATTTCCTGCTCTCCATGAACTCGATGCTGTTTCCTCTTCTAGTCTGAAACTCGCCTTAAGGCTCCCAAACGAAGCGAGTTGTCGGACAGCGAGTTCCTCCGGTGGTTGGCGGCCGTCGGGGGAACGCCGCCGGAGCTGCTGGCGAACCCCGACGTTGTGAGGCTCTTCCTGCCGGCGCTGAGGGCCGACCTGCACGTTGTGGAGAACTACAGGTCTGTGCAGAGATCCCAGTTCAGTCCAGACTCACGTTTCACTGAACCGATTCCCTTCCTTTAGGTGCTCAGAACCAGACGCTCCAGTTCTGTCCTGTCCCGTTACGTGTTTCGACGGAAAGCAGGACGTTCCTCACGACTTACAGGGTGAGTCCTGATGGAAACTAACCCCTTCACACctgaaaaaatgtcatttttagttCCATTCTGCATTGAAATGAAgagaacaaatacatttttacaagcTTTTCAAGAAAGTCTGAGTTTATactcataaaaaacatttaaaaaatgaataggAGATTTAAAAAGCTATAAAATGcttacagatttttttactttttactattAGCTTTGAATCAGTAAAGTAAAGTTTGATTAAACTATATAAACTAATACTGAAATACAGCAATTACATGTTGCTTGCTGATGGATTCTACTTTTGGGAGAACTGTGATTGGCCGATACTtgcatgtgaagccgatcttaaaTACCTCAGCAAATATCAGGCTGACATGCACTTGAATTTATATTCTTGATGGACACTTCCGCCTCCATTTCTTGAAGAAACATGATTGTTTCCATGTCTGTCCTGAGCAGCTTGGAGGAACGTCACATCTGGAGATTTCACCGTCAGGATGTTCGACGGCTCTCACTTCTACCTGAAGGATGCTGGCAATGAAAAGATCCTGCTGGACTTCATCACCAACACTCTGGAGGCTGCAGAAATGCATTATCTATGACTAACATGGCTATTATATAGTCTGTAAAACTTGAGTTCAAACAGTATCACAACACAAAACGTTGGAAATCAGACGACATTTTATGTGAATATCCAGTGAAACTCTGAACTGGTTTGGTTTTAGGTTTGATTTACAGGAACTTGGTGCTTCAGCTGTTCTGCAGTTTAAAAT from Gambusia affinis linkage group LG14, SWU_Gaff_1.0, whole genome shotgun sequence includes the following:
- the olah gene encoding S-acyl fatty acid synthase thioesterase, medium chain isoform X2, translated to MEKVISCFRWRPEAVTRLICFPWAVFAVKLPGRESRAREPFFDNMQQIVDEVISALLPLLKEKPFAMFGHSFGALTSFAVAEDLKKVHNLEPVHMFLSGASAPHSETRLKAPKRSELSDSEFLRWLAAVGGTPPELLANPDVVRLFLPALRADLHVVENYRCSEPDAPVLSCPVTCFDGKQDVPHDLQAWRNVTSGDFTVRMFDGSHFYLKDAGNEKILLDFITNTLEAAEMHYL
- the olah gene encoding S-acyl fatty acid synthase thioesterase, medium chain isoform X1, whose translation is MEKVISCFRWRPEAVTRLICFPWAGGGSIHYARWGNVLNSSVEVFAVKLPGRESRAREPFFDNMQQIVDEVISALLPLLKEKPFAMFGHSFGALTSFAVAEDLKKVHNLEPVHMFLSGASAPHSETRLKAPKRSELSDSEFLRWLAAVGGTPPELLANPDVVRLFLPALRADLHVVENYRCSEPDAPVLSCPVTCFDGKQDVPHDLQAWRNVTSGDFTVRMFDGSHFYLKDAGNEKILLDFITNTLEAAEMHYL